One genomic window of Anaeromicrobium sediminis includes the following:
- the mutS gene encoding DNA mismatch repair protein MutS, with protein sequence MGKLTPMMRQYLDIKNKYKDCILFFRLGDFYEMFFEDAKTASRELEITLTGKSCGLEEKAAMCGVPFHSAQNYIAKLIEKGYKVAIAEQVEDASKAKGLVKRDVVKVVTPGTVMDAELLKDNENNYIMSIYVDEGGIGIAYSDISTGRLNSTQIIDDNPLGALIDEIVKTKPREIIINKNTHNGINIELEIGKIISPYISLFDGWAYDLEYGQNKILKQLNILSLDGIGLSDKNYSICAVGSLLEYIETTQKSSISFIQNIRFYYLDNYMVLDKFTRRNLELAETMREKSKKGSLLWVLDKTNTAMGARQIKKWVEEPLKNADEIQGRLDGVEELKNNFLVMEELKDYLKSVYDLERLAVRISYGNANGRDMTALKTSLEQLPNIKNTISNMESSKIKEIRERIDTSQEVTEIIENAIVENPPVTIKEGGIIKDGYNEELDELRYISRGGKEWISNLENMEKEKTGIKSLKIGFNKVFGYYIEVTKSNLSLVPEDYIRKQTLANAERYITPELKEVEAKVLGAQDKIVELEYDIFLSLREKIKEHSLQIQKTASEIAQLDALLSFAHISNEYNYVKPEINFEGKIHIENGRHPVVERMMTDEIFVGNDTLLNKDENRFSIITGPNMAGKSTYMRQVALITLMSQIGCFVPADRANIGIVDRIFTRVGASDDLAQGQSTFMVEMSELANILNNATKDSLIILDEIGRGTSTYDGLSIAWAVVEHISNIKNIGAKTLFATHYHELTDLEDTLDGVKNYCIDVKENDGNVVFLHKIIKGSADQSYGIEVAKLAGVKNDVIDRAKGILEKLESDHVKPTIDYDEVKEDKVEYKEEKIQEVEKEIAVCEQQLDFFVPSEDSKIVEELRKINILEMTPMDAMNELYKLKKLISK encoded by the coding sequence TTATAGAAAAGGGATACAAAGTAGCCATCGCAGAACAGGTAGAAGATGCGTCTAAGGCTAAAGGGTTAGTAAAAAGAGATGTGGTAAAGGTAGTAACTCCAGGAACAGTTATGGATGCAGAGCTACTTAAGGATAATGAAAACAACTATATCATGTCCATATATGTGGATGAGGGTGGAATTGGTATAGCTTATTCAGATATAAGTACGGGAAGATTAAATAGTACTCAAATAATAGATGACAATCCATTAGGTGCATTAATAGATGAAATAGTTAAGACTAAACCTAGAGAAATTATTATAAATAAAAATACTCATAATGGAATTAATATAGAACTTGAGATTGGGAAGATAATTAGTCCTTATATAAGTTTATTCGATGGTTGGGCCTATGATTTAGAGTATGGTCAAAATAAAATACTAAAACAATTAAATATACTAAGTCTAGATGGAATTGGTCTTAGTGACAAAAACTATAGTATATGTGCAGTAGGATCACTACTTGAATATATAGAAACTACTCAAAAGAGTAGCATATCATTTATTCAAAATATAAGATTTTATTATTTAGATAACTACATGGTACTAGATAAGTTCACAAGACGTAACCTAGAGCTGGCAGAGACCATGAGGGAAAAAAGTAAAAAGGGTTCCCTACTTTGGGTATTAGACAAAACTAATACGGCCATGGGAGCTAGACAAATAAAGAAATGGGTAGAAGAACCCCTTAAAAATGCTGATGAGATACAAGGAAGATTAGATGGAGTAGAAGAACTTAAAAACAACTTTTTAGTAATGGAAGAGTTAAAGGATTATTTAAAAAGCGTATATGATTTAGAGCGTTTAGCCGTAAGGATTTCTTATGGAAATGCCAATGGAAGGGATATGACGGCTTTAAAGACATCCCTAGAACAGCTTCCTAATATAAAAAATACTATAAGTAATATGGAGTCTTCCAAAATAAAGGAAATAAGAGAAAGAATAGATACTTCTCAAGAAGTGACAGAAATCATAGAAAATGCCATTGTGGAAAATCCACCTGTTACTATAAAGGAAGGTGGCATAATTAAGGATGGATATAACGAAGAATTAGACGAACTAAGATACATTAGTCGTGGTGGGAAAGAGTGGATATCCAATTTAGAAAATATGGAAAAGGAAAAGACTGGCATTAAATCCTTGAAAATAGGCTTTAACAAAGTATTTGGATATTATATAGAGGTGACTAAATCAAACCTTAGCCTAGTTCCAGAAGATTATATAAGAAAACAAACCTTAGCCAATGCTGAAAGGTATATAACTCCTGAATTAAAGGAAGTGGAAGCTAAAGTATTAGGTGCTCAGGATAAAATTGTAGAACTTGAATATGATATATTCTTAAGTTTAAGAGAAAAGATAAAGGAACATAGTTTACAAATTCAAAAGACTGCCAGTGAGATAGCTCAATTAGATGCGCTCCTTTCATTTGCACATATAAGTAATGAATATAACTATGTAAAGCCTGAGATAAACTTTGAAGGCAAAATTCATATTGAAAATGGTCGTCATCCTGTAGTAGAAAGAATGATGACAGATGAAATATTTGTGGGAAATGATACATTACTAAATAAGGATGAAAATAGATTTTCCATCATAACAGGACCAAACATGGCAGGTAAGTCCACTTATATGAGACAAGTTGCCTTAATTACATTAATGAGTCAGATCGGTTGTTTCGTACCAGCAGATAGAGCAAATATAGGTATAGTGGATAGGATATTTACTAGGGTAGGAGCATCTGATGACTTAGCCCAGGGTCAAAGTACCTTCATGGTTGAAATGAGCGAACTTGCCAATATCCTTAATAATGCCACTAAGGATAGCTTGATTATTTTAGATGAAATAGGAAGAGGAACTAGTACTTATGATGGACTTAGTATTGCTTGGGCGGTAGTAGAACACATTAGTAATATTAAAAACATAGGTGCCAAGACCTTATTCGCCACTCACTACCATGAATTAACTGACCTAGAAGATACATTAGATGGAGTTAAAAACTACTGTATAGATGTGAAAGAAAACGATGGAAATGTAGTATTCTTACACAAAATAATAAAGGGTAGTGCAGATCAAAGTTATGGAATAGAAGTAGCTAAATTAGCTGGAGTAAAAAATGATGTTATAGATAGGGCTAAAGGAATACTTGAAAAACTTGAAAGTGACCATGTAAAACCTACTATAGATTATGATGAAGTAAAAGAGGATAAGGTTGAATATAAAGAAGAGAAAATTCAAGAGGTGGAAAAGGAAATTGCCGTGTGTGAACAACAATTAGATTTCTTTGTACCGAGTGAAGATTCTAAGATAGTTGAAGAATTAAGAAAGATTAACATATTAGAGATGACACCTATGGACGCAATGAACGAACTTTATAAACTGAAAAAATTAATATCTAAGTAG